The genomic region CCTCATCCCACTCCAATTACGCATGATGACAATGCTGTGCTTGAATGATAATGAAAGCCACCTCTTGGCATTAATCTAATTTGCCTTTCCTCATTCCTTGCCTTTTATACCTCTGCATTTTTATGGTATAATGTGCTAACCATTTGTTCTCTTCAAGGTCGTCAGTCTATTCACAGCCAAGAGCCCACCTCATCTTCGAACTGCCGCAGCAACCTGGACACTGGTTTGATACCTCACCACGGCATGCCCCTCGGCTGCTTCACTTACCATCAACCTTCTTTCAATCAAGCCCGTTCGGCTGCTATTGGTATGTTCATTCCTTCTATTCCACTTCTTCCCCAGCCCAATGGGTATGATGACACAACGAATTGATTCGACTCGAATATCGTTAAAAATGGGACTACAGAGCACAGATCTGATTTGGCCTTTACGATCCACATCAACCTTTCCTTCTGGAGTATTCTGTCCACATTACTGACATTATTTCCGGTTAACTGCAGAAACGACTAGGTCATCGACTGCCTACTCTATTGCAATTGGTATGTCATCTCTTTCACTTCACCACGTTGCTTTTCATTTGCTGACTTGTCTGGTTTTGCACTATCAGGGTCACAATTTCACAACATCTCCTCTTCAGCTTTGCAACACTCTCCTGTTGTCCTCTCGACACTCCTCCTCTGTTCGTCTTCATTCGTTTACCCAGCTTCGTTTATCCTCCTTGATTCATCTTCCCTAAGGTTCAAGACCAGCTGCTTGTGCGGCCATGGCTTTTCGGCAGTTGACGCAGCTCTTGCTCAGCGAGCTGTCTTTGCTGCCAAGCCCCTGAGCATTGTGCTTCCAACCACACAGCCGGCTCTTTGACATCGCTGCCACCGAGCCTTCCTTTCCCGTCCATCCTTCCTCGATCACACTTTTCCTGTCTTTTCTTCATTCCCTTCATGTTGCCACCCTTTTTCTCACCACCGGTAGCCAGCGTTGCCTCtcttcccccatccccttcccaaccatcaccatcaccatcaccatcaccacccaccggCCCAATGATGGCACAACAGGACCCCTGTCTTTACTCTTGGCACGGCATTGATAGCCCTGTTTCTGAGGGCCAAGGGGAAGCCAGGACGGTACACCCGACGCGTGGGCTTCCCCTTCCTGGCCGCAACTCGGGTTACTGTACCACGTTTTCGGAGTTGTTTTctttgagggggggtggCTGAGGACGTGGGTTCGTTGTCGGGCTCGCTTCGCCCCGCGTAGGTCATCCTCCTGGGTCCCTGGAGCCCACATTTCCATTTCTTTCTGCCCTCATAATGATGAGGTGGGCAAGCTCCTTTGCAGACGCGGGGGAGTACTGTTGCACGTGCTGAGGGCAGATTTTTACCCATCGTTCTGTAGCGCTTTGCCGGCGCGAGGAAACGACTGTGTGCGTGGAAAGGCTTGATGTGTTCTCATACTGAGACGCGATCAAGGAGCCTAACTGGGTGGCAATCAGGCACGCGCTCGGGGGCATCATCAGGTTCGTTCGCCGGAGCACTCTCTGGTTCGCTTGAGGGAGCGTTGAACTCGGATATCATTTCGAAACTCGGTTTTCCCTCGACCTTGCGAGCGCAGTACAGTGTGTATCAGACGGGTTGGAAGATCTTCACCCCGGATGGATTCTCGTCTGTTGGCTGGTGGTCAATGGGtggacaacaccatcaagatcgcCACATGCATGGTGCTTTGCGTCTCGGGGCTATCACTAGCGCGGAGGTTAAGACTGAGGACGAAATCACTTGCTTGACAATGTCGGCTGGCTTTCCGAGGTCTGTCTCGCGCCTGTCAAAgtttgttgggggggttttctttttctttctattccccctttccccgaGAGTTGTTGGGGTgttgcttttctttctctATTTCCCCGTCGTTGTTGCTAGTTGGGCTTggtgtttcttcttttttgtcggttgttgttgggatgTTTCTTTTCATTCGGGCCCCTGTTTGCagttggtgttgtcggtTGGGGTTTCACTCTATCTGCCCCTATTCAGTTGGTGTTGTCAGTCGGGGTGTTGTTCGGGGTGTTCCTTTACCTGCCTTCTGGCCCAATGATGACACGACATTCTGCTCTGCAAACGCAACAATCTGTCTATCCTGAGGGCTTCTCCTGGAGCAGATGAGTCTCTCTTCTCAGTCTTCTGCATCTGGATTTGGCGATGAATGTTGCTGGGGTGATTCCTTTTATTCCCCTGCCGTTTTTCagtctttcttttctctggTCGATGATGAGAATGTCTGCCACTGACTAGACTTCTGAGAccatcttttctttctacttcttttgttttctttcctctCCTTTTCAGCCTTTTTTCCTGTCTTTTCCAACcgtttttcttctcttgtcTTTTCCTTTCACACACCTCCTGTTTTTGCCTTTCCCCTTGTTTGGCCTGTGACGGATATGTTAGTCAAGAGGCTGACAGACTTCTGAGGCTtacttcctttttttttcttttcattctGTTTTTTTCCGCTTCTTTTTGGCCTTTCTTTTCTATCTTGCTTcttattttcttttctatTTCCCTTTTCTGCCCCTGCGGTTTTGCGTTTCCTTCACTGCTGCCTGTGTTGAATATGTCGGCCAAACGGTTGGGACATCTGAGGCtccgtttctttttttcttttgttttcttttcgctTTTCCTTCTGTTTTGgcctgttttttttttttttttttatcttttcttACCTTTTGTTTCCTTcatttttctctctttcttttcagTTTTTATTCCCGCTTTTattctgttttcttttcttgttttctttccaGATTTTCCCTCATTTTTCTCTTCAGTTCCTGCATTTTCATCATGTAGCCCATGATGAGTTTGTCAGCCATGGCTAGACATCTGAggctctttcttttctcacCTACTCTCCCCTCTTAGTTTTTTTATGCCTGTTCCAGGCTGCTTTTCTTACGTTATATTTTTCCATGAACTACCGAAGCTCAACACCGACGCTCAACAAGACCAATGATGAAAGTGTCTCGCCGAGACTCTGAGGTTTTTCACTTTTCTCTGTGGGCCCTGGGGGATCACTTTGGCTGCctgcttgtttttttctctaGGCAAGTACAATTCTTCGTCTTTTTCTCAGACTGGCTTTTGTCAGTGACGTTCGACTGTGAGATATGGCACCGATGACAATGGCAGACCTATACAGGGCTTGGTTTCCTAGTCTGAGGTCTTGCGCAGTTGCCCGACATACAGGGCGTACGGATTTGAAGAATACAcgtggggttggtggtggatatcAGGACCATTTTTATTTCTCATGTCCGcttttgtttcctttccTACTTTTTCTTCCCTACCCTTCGTTGCCTTGTTTCAATCGTTCTTcacctcttttctctttgcttttatccttttcctcccctGTTCGCATTTCTCTGCTCTTCTTACCCTTCTCTGTCGTCtttacttttctctttcccgTTCCCCGTTTTATCTTacaacaccacacctctTTCATGCGTCTTAGCGCAGCCATTTTCACCCAAACACGAAGAGTTTCACAGACCGATGATGACATATGCACACACATCCCTCCCGTCGTTTCGTCTCTCGCGGGAGAGAGACCTGTTTGTTTTCTCGAAGGTCTAGTGCCACACACAGTTTGAGGTCGTCATTTTCGCCTGGTCGTTGCTCACGTTTGGAGAGGGCTTCGTCAAACAACCACACTTTTGCTTCTACCTTtatttgtcttttttttccttcatTTCTGCTGTCCTTAcccttccttctttttcaCATTTTCTTGTCTACACTACCCTTCCCTCTTGTCCTTCTCTAGGCTTTCACAACGTTTTTCTCCTTTTGACACCGATACTATCAGAGACCAATGATGATAATCACCCCCacattgttttgttttttctcaCGCGGGAGTGAGACttgtcttgttttcttccacAGATCGAGTATTCCAAGTCTGAGGTCTTTAtccatttttttctttctctcacGGGAGGGTGACctgttgtttcttttctcaCAGGTCAAGCATCAAAGTCTGAGGTCTGAGGCTTTTCACTCTGGGAGATAACTTTGTGTAgtattttttcttttcatgcAACAAGACCTGTGATGACAATCACAcacccatcccccacctctcGTGGGTGGTAGGGAAGGAAAGACCTAGGGATATTGGTCCCGATAGGTCGAGTGTTATACAAGTGCTGAGGTCATTGGTGTTACGAAGGGGTGTTTGTGGGGATCTGGGAAGAGTCTGGGGGTTGCTGTGGGGATCAAGGTGGTTTTGGATGGTGGTTTACAGCTAGAGAGTGTGTCGATGGAGGTAGCTTGGAAGAATGGTGTTCAATACGTGTATCTATATTGTCTTGTTCATCTAAAAGTATGAAGAAACCAGATATTGTTCCAGCTTAAATACATCAAGACATCTGTCAGAAACATTCCTCCGTTGTGCTCAGTCACTGTCCGCAACACGGATCCTACGGAGTCATAACAAACCAACAATCACGCTACCTCTGAACTGtcaacctcccctttcaCCGCCGATAACCACCATACAACTGATGACGAGGTCCCGAGTGTACCGGGGGCCAAAATTCATCCTCGGAGTCAGAGTCAGCCTGCGCCTGCCAACGCGGACCTCCATAGCCATCCCTTGCCCGGCCAAAATCAGCATTGTCAAATGTTTGTGACCTTCGATTTTGCAACATTGGCATGACTGTCTGCGAATGTCGAGGGTATGGCATGTTGTCTGTCCTTTCTTTGCTTCCCCGTGGGGTTATCCTGGGACGCTCATACGGAGCAGAAGGTGACAGTCGCACATCATAACACTTTTGGTGATCTCTCTTGTTTCTTGGCGGCAGAATTGACTCTTGTGAGGAGCTCGATGAAGCAGCAGGGGAACAACTCATCGGAGCGGTGGGCATAACTGCTTCCACGTCAGGTGGACTGACATAgatgttgaggttgtcgtGGGGTGAGGTTGCGGGCATATCGACGATGCTAGGAACCCAAGGGCGAGTATCAGGACTTCCGGTTCGTAGACGCCCGTTTTGAGAGGTTGTTGAATAGGCTGGCGAAAGGGAACGGGAGCTGAGAACTGAAGAGGGCGCACTAGGAGGGCGTGCCTCATCCACATCATGGAATTCTATGCAGAAACTGATATTGTCCTCCCACGATGAATTCTTGAGAGAAGCTGGTGAATGGGTTCCCGCGCTGATGGCTCGAGGACTTGAAGGTTTGAGCTGAGAGGCGGCAAGGGCAGATGAACACCTCTCTGCGATTACGGGGCACCGTTCCTCTTTGGCATGCCCAGCTGGTTTGGCGGATATAGCTCTTCCCACGGTCGACGTCTCAGCCGGGTCTACTTGCGGCTCAAGCGGTCCCAGCAACCCAAACTCATGAGTTGTGTTGGAGGACATCAGAGGATCTGGAATCTTGCCGTCGGGTTGACGTCGTCTCCAACTAGCGGTCCTTCGTCGAAGGGCTCGATGAAACTGGCTGATACTGAAAGTCTCCGTATTGTTTCCAAACTCCTCAAGTTGTGCGCATAGGTTTTGAGTGAACGTATAGTCCCCATCTTGGATAGCCTTGCCATCAATGTCAACAGCCGCGAGAGTGACCATTGGTCTCGGCGGTGGCCGATGCATGTGATCTATCGCATGTTGGCCTCTCTGCGCGTAGCAGCAGTCCAAGAGAATCAGGATATCAGCACCCTCTACATATTGGATTCTTGATAAAACGTCCGTCGCCCAAGAAACGGATACGTCCTTGCTTTTTGGGCATCTTGTCGTCAAGTTAGCGAAGGCAGCTAGCTCGTTCGAGAAAGAAGTTCGGGAGACTTACGGAACTAATAACAGGTCATTATCGGGTTCGTAGGGGTTGGCCACCGCATGACCACCGTAGTAGATGATGAGCAGGTCCAAtgcgccctcctccttgttACTGCATTCATTGATCCGCTCGACAGTCTCGTTGAGTTTCTTGTCCAAGGCACGAGGATATTTTTCTGACGGAATGAGCCACTGCTCAATGTCATAGTTGTATCCCAGCTGAAGAGTGTGGACAAACTCCTCCAGTTGCGTGTGAAACGGGTTCTCCCCCGTAGATGCAtgctctcctccatcttcttcccagGCGAGGAACAGCCCCAAGACATTCTGATACTGTTGTTGACCCATCATACACTGTGTTGTGGAGTGTAGAGAAGCAGAATGCCGGCCGCAAATTGGGCGACATGGTGTTCCAAGGTTGGGCTGCTCCGTTGCTGGGCACGGAGCCCAATCGAGGGGTCTGTTCCCTGTGTGGTTCAAACATCTGCGCCTGTTATCCATTGGTCCCAAAAGCCCCTCAAGTATCCTTAACGTCACTTCCAAGGTTTCCATGCAGCCCAATGACAGATACTTTCACCTCATGCACCTTTACCTCACCACAGTCAAGCGGCGGACATCACCTCAACCATGACCATAAAAGCAGAATCCTTCCAGTTCGAGGACTACGCCTATGGGATGCGAAAGTCTGGCTTCGGCCATGCCTTGCTCAACCCAGCCTCCGATATCGACGCCTACCCCGGTGTCTGCGGCTTCATCGACGACAGGGGCGACTGGCAGAGAATCGTCGACGTGACCAAGCCGCAAGAACTCAAAGCCTTTGGCCTAAGCCCCTTCGTAGGACGAACGTGGGAAAAGCGGCGAGAAAGCTCCAAATGGGGTCCCAGGATAACGGAAACCGTCAGCAGGGTTGCGATCTCAACATCTGCCGCAACTCAAGCCAACATTCCtgccaccttctcctctgccTACAGATATGAGCTTaagggggagtttggggcgGTTCTCCTGTGCAATGATCCGGTCGAGAAGAGATCGTTTGGGGTCAAAGACCCCTTCAGCACATGGGCGAATAAGAATGCCAAGGATCTCCTGAGGAGGTTCCCTGACATCAAGAAGAACGGCGGTTTTTATGTTATCACATCGACCATAGCGGCGAGGGATATCCGGATCACCACTTGGACCACCAAGGGCACATCGGTTGTCATTGGGGCCTCAGCTGAGATTGATAATGTTGCGAAGATTGATGCTTCGACTGAGTTTTATGTTGGTGAGACTGCTACGGAGTGGCATAAGCCACAGGCTGAGGTAGGACACCCTCATTGAAGCTCCAGAGCCGCTCATTGACGAAGTATTTCCAGGAAGGCGAGAAGAAAGTGTTGTTCTTTGGTGGCGTCTACATCAAGTACAGTAGACTCTGGGTGAGTGCCATGGACGAACGCCGAACGTGAACCAGGTGCTAACACCGTGTCAGCCATTGCGAGAAAAGGACCAAAAGAAGTGGAGTGGTTATCGCGGTAGTGACGACGGGAAAGTCATGATTGAAGAGGAAAATTACGCATGGGATGTTGAAGCTTGCCAGATTTGAGGTCTGTGGCTGGACAGAGCATGTGGGGTTGAACAGAAGGGCGCTGGGTTAGGGGTCCCCGAGCTTGTCATCCACTGCACAACATTTTGTTTCAATAGCATCATCCTTGCTGGAAAGCATTTCTCCACCGAAATAATTCTGCATTAGCTCAA from Podospora bellae-mahoneyi strain CBS 112042 chromosome 4, whole genome shotgun sequence harbors:
- a CDS encoding hypothetical protein (EggNog:ENOG503PI01), translating into METLEVTLRILEGLLGPMDNRRRCLNHTGNRPLDWAPCPATEQPNLGTPCRPICGRHSASLHSTTQCMMGQQQYQNVLGLFLAWEEDGGEHASTGENPFHTQLEEFVHTLQLGYNYDIEQWLIPSEKYPRALDKKLNETVERINECSNKEEGALDLLIIYYGGHAVANPYEPDNDLLLVPCPKSKDVSVSWATDVLSRIQYVEGADILILLDCCYAQRGQHAIDHMHRPPPRPMVTLAAVDIDGKAIQDGDYTFTQNLCAQLEEFGNNTETFSISQFHRALRRRTASWRRRQPDGKIPDPLMSSNTTHEFGLLGPLEPQVDPAETSTVGRAISAKPAGHAKEERCPVIAERCSSALAASQLKPSSPRAISAGTHSPASLKNSSWEDNISFCIEFHDVDEARPPSAPSSVLSSRSLSPAYSTTSQNGRLRTGSPDTRPWVPSIVDMPATSPHDNLNIYVSPPDVEAVMPTAPMSCSPAASSSSSQESILPPRNKRDHQKCYDVRLSPSAPYERPRITPRGSKERTDNMPYPRHSQTVMPMLQNRRSQTFDNADFGRARDGYGGPRWQAQADSDSEDEFWPPVHSGPRHQLYGGYRR
- a CDS encoding hypothetical protein (EggNog:ENOG503PAST); protein product: MTIKAESFQFEDYAYGMRKSGFGHALLNPASDIDAYPGVCGFIDDRGDWQRIVDVTKPQELKAFGLSPFVGRTWEKRRESSKWGPRITETVSRVAISTSAATQANIPATFSSAYRYELKGEFGAVLLCNDPVEKRSFGVKDPFSTWANKNAKDLLRRFPDIKKNGGFYVITSTIAARDIRITTWTTKGTSVVIGASAEIDNVAKIDASTEFYVGETATEWHKPQAEYFQEGEKKVLFFGGVYIKYSRLWPLREKDQKKWSGYRGSDDGKVMIEEENYAWDVEACQI